The stretch of DNA GGCGTAATACGGGAATTCGGTCGGGTAGGCCTTGCGGAACGGCTGGTTCGCGTCGGCGTAGCGCGTCCAGGTAAACACGACGTCGTCGGCATTGAAATCGCGCGTCGGCTTGAAATACGGCGTGGTGTGGAACTTGACGCCACGACGCAGGTGGAAGGTGTACACCTTGCCGTCGGGTGACACGGTCCAGCTTTCCGCCAGACCGGGGCGAATGCGGGTCGAACCCGATTCGAATTCGATCAGCCGGTTGTACACGGTACCGGACAGCGCCTGAAAGGTGATGCCGGACGTGTACTGGCCGGGATCGAAGCCTTCCGGACTGCCCTCGGAGCAGTAGATCAGCGTGCTGCCCATGGCCGGTGCGGCCGCGAGCAGGGACAGGGTCAATAAGCAGCGGGACAGGGTAGGGGCTGGCATGGCGGCATATCGTCAGGTCATGAAACGGGCTGACAGTGTATGCCCTGGCGCACCAATTGGGGGAGGGTCCCTTACCCTTTATGCCGAGATTGATCGCCGGCTTGCACGCCGTGCATGAAGCGGGGGGATCAGTAGCCGGGGGCAGCCGCTTCCTGCCGGTGCTGGGCGCTGATGGCTTTCTTCAGGCTCTTGTACAGATCCGGGTGAGTGCTGCGCAGGTAGTCGACCACTTCCAGGTCGTTGCGGCGGACCCGGGACAGATCGATCTGCTCGATATGGACCAGACGCAGCAGCTCGCGCACCGGCTTCGGCATTTCCCGTCCGGATTCGTAGCGCGAGCCACCGGACTGGGTCACGCCGACCCGGCCCCAGAATGTTTGCTGGTTCAGGCCAAGGCGGCGGCGGATTTCCCGCGGATTGTTGATCTTGGTGAAGTTGGGCATCGGCGGCTTTCGCAACGGGGTAGTGACGACACGGAAATCATACATCCGTATTTGTATGTATTCGCGAAATCGCCACACCTACTTGTAAATGGATGTTACCGCTGGCGGGATGTGCCGGATTCGGGCGTGTCGAGCGGCGAGATCTGCCGGGCCGCCCGCGCCGCCTGCACGGCACCATGCAGATGCTTGTACAGGTCCGGGTGCGCCTGCTGCAGATACTCGACGATGGCGAAGTCGTCATTGCGGATGCGCGACAGGTCGAGGCCTTCGACATGAACCAGACGCACCAGCTCGCGGACCGCCTTCGGCATGTCCCGACCGGACTCGTAGCGCGATCCACCGGACTGGGTCACGCCGACGCTGCCCCAGAATGCTTCCTGGTTGAGGCCGAGCTGGTGGCGGAGAAGACGCGGATTGGGGATCTTGTCGAACAGTTGCATCATGGGTCCTTTCGTGCGGCGCACTGCGCGCTGGATACGGTACGGATTCTGCCTGCACGGATGATGCGAAACGGTTAAGCA from Microvirgula aerodenitrificans DSM 15089 encodes:
- a CDS encoding helix-turn-helix domain-containing protein, with the translated sequence MQLFDKIPNPRLLRHQLGLNQEAFWGSVGVTQSGGSRYESGRDMPKAVRELVRLVHVEGLDLSRIRNDDFAIVEYLQQAHPDLYKHLHGAVQAARAARQISPLDTPESGTSRQR
- a CDS encoding helix-turn-helix domain-containing protein encodes the protein MPNFTKINNPREIRRRLGLNQQTFWGRVGVTQSGGSRYESGREMPKPVRELLRLVHIEQIDLSRVRRNDLEVVDYLRSTHPDLYKSLKKAISAQHRQEAAAPGY